In Rhizobium sp. CIAT894, the genomic window CTCGGCGGTCGCAACGATCCTGCTGATGATCCTGGTGATCCCGATCGTCTTCTTCCAGAACGCCCAGGCCAAAGCCGAAGAGCGGGAGAAATAAGCCATGCTGAAATGGACCCGTTTCAACATCGTCTCCGTCACGCTCGGCTTTGCCTTCCTCTATCTGCCGATCGTCCTTCTGGTGATCTTCTCCTTCAACGAATCGAAGCTCGTCACCGTCTGGGGCGGCTTCTCCACCAAGTGGTATGTCTCGTTGCTCTCGAACCAGGGCCTGCTCGACGCCGCCTGGGTGACGATCCGCGTCGGCCTGCTGTCGGCGACGCTCGCCACCATCCTCGGCACGATGGCGGCGCTGACGCTGGTGCGCTACACGCGTTTTCGCGGCCGCATGCTGTTTTCCGGCATGATCTACGCGCCGCTCGTCATGCCTGACGTCATCACCGGCCTGTCGCTGCTGCTGCTCTTCGTCGCGATCGGCTTCGACCGCGGTTTCTGGACGATCACGCTGGCCCATACGACGCTCACCATGTGCTTCGTCGCCGTCGTCGTCCAGTCGCGCCTGCTGAGCTTCGATCGGTCGATCGAGGAAGCGGCCCAGGATCTCGGCGCGCCGCCGGTGCGCACCTTTTTCGAGATCACCCTGCCGATCATCGCGCCTGCCGTGATCTCGGGCTGGATCCTTGCCTTCACCCTGTCGCTCGACGATCTGGTGATCGCGAGTTTCACCTCGGGGCCGGGCGCCACCACGCTGCCGATGCGGATCTACAGCCAGGTCCGCCTCGGCGTGACACCCGAGATCAACGCGGTCTGCACGATCCTGATCGGCATCGTCACGGTCGGCGTCATCTGCGCCTCGATCGTCACCAAGCGCCGGGAAATCCAGCGCGAGCGGGACGAGCGTGCGGCCGCCGCCGTCGCTTAAACCAACTCTATTGCGCGTGGGGCGTATTGCCGAACAGCGGAACCGGCGAGATTACCGGGTTCGGCCATGAGCCGCCGATGAAGAACGGCAGAAGCGGCAGCTCGGCGGCCCTGGCCGGATCGGTTGCCTCGAGCGATCCCGAAAGCGCCAGCCCGTTCGACTGATAGGTGATGACGCCGGAAAGTGTCAGTGTTTCCGAAGGACCGGCGATACGGACATCGTGCATCTCGGCGGAGCCGTTGGCGAAATCGGCCTGGAGGTTGAGCTGGTTGAAAGCGAAGGCGCCGCCGGCTGCCGCGCTCAGCGGAAAGAACGGTTTTCCGGCTGCCTGCGTCCTCAATGCCGCGGTATCGACGCCGGGGATCGTGCCGTCCCTTGTCCAGAAGTGCAGCCGGCCGGTGACGTCGGCAAGGCCGGTCGTCCAGATCGCCTTCGGCGACTGCAGGTCGAGGTCGAGCGATCCGGTCGCCAGCGGCAGCGGTCCCTTCAGCCGCAGGCGCTCGGCAAGGGCTGCGAAATCGGCATCGCGGATCGACAGTTGCAGCTTGCCGCCGCCGTCGAAATCGCGCTGGGTCGCTTCCAGATGCGCGGTCATCTCGCCGCCCTCGAAGCGGCTGTCGCCAATATCGAATTTCGCTTCGCCGCCGGCAACGATCACGCTGGCGCCGACGTCGGAAAGTGCGAAGAGACCCATCTGCGCGCGCCGCGCCGAAAGTCTGACATCGACATCGAGCACCTGCAGCGGCCCGTTGATGCCGGCCGAGATTTCCTCCGCCTCGCCGACGGCCAGCCTGAGCGCGAAGGCGTCGAGGAACGGCTTGAGGTTCATCTCGTCGAAGGCGAGCGTGCCGCCGATCTTCGGTCGTTTGCCGGGCTGGGTGAAAAGGTCCATCACCC contains:
- a CDS encoding ABC transporter permease subunit, coding for MLKWTRFNIVSVTLGFAFLYLPIVLLVIFSFNESKLVTVWGGFSTKWYVSLLSNQGLLDAAWVTIRVGLLSATLATILGTMAALTLVRYTRFRGRMLFSGMIYAPLVMPDVITGLSLLLLFVAIGFDRGFWTITLAHTTLTMCFVAVVVQSRLLSFDRSIEEAAQDLGAPPVRTFFEITLPIIAPAVISGWILAFTLSLDDLVIASFTSGPGATTLPMRIYSQVRLGVTPEINAVCTILIGIVTVGVICASIVTKRREIQRERDERAAAAVA